The nucleotide sequence ttgtgatgcttcgagagttgggattggttgtgtattgatgcaggagggtagagttattgcttatgcttctctttagttgaagccccatgagaaaaactaccccgttcatgacttggagttgctgccatagttcatgtattgaagatttggaggcattacttgtatggcgtatcttgtgaggtattcactgatcaccgcagtctttagcatttgttcaagcaaaaggatcttaatttgaggcagcgaagatggttagagttgcttaaggattatgatattaccatattgtatcatctggggaaggccaatgtggtggccgatgctttgagccgaaagtcAGTgactatggggagtttggcatttattccagttagggagagaccccttgcagttgatgttcaagccttggccaatcggttcatgaggttggatatttcggagcccagtcgggtgttggcatgtgtgatttctcggtcttctttgtatgatcgcattagagagcaccaatatgatgatccacattttcttgtccttaaggacagggttcagtatgatgatgctagagatgtgaccattggtgatgatggggcgttcaggatgcagggccggatttgtgtgcccaatgtggatgggctttgggagttgattctggaggaggcccatagctcacggtattctattcattcgagtgccgcgaagatgtatcaggacttgaggcagcactattggtggagaataatgaagaaagatattgtgggatttgtagctcggtgactcaactgtcagcaggtaaaatatgagcattagagacccggtggcttgcttcagcagatggttattctcgagtggaagtgggagaggattactatggactttgttgttggacttccacggactttgtaGAAGTTCtattctatttgggtgattatggatcggctgaccaagtctgcgcacttcattcctgtgtgtactacttattcttcagagcagttagcagagatatatatccgagatattgttcggttgcatggtgttccggtttccatcatctcagatagaggtacttagtttacttcctagttttggaagtctgttcagcgagagttgggtactcaggtggagttgagcacaacttttcatcctcagacggacgggcagtccaagcatactattcagatattggaggatatgttgcgtgcttgtgttattgatttcggaggttcatgggatgagtttttactgtttgtagagtttgcttacaacaatagctactaatcgagtattcagatggctctatatgaggctttgtacggaaggcggtgtagatctccagttgttGGTTCGAGCCAGCGAGGCTacgctattggggacagattttgTTCAGGATGgattagagaaggtgaaggtgattcaggagaggcttcgtacagtgcagtcgcgtcaaaagagttatgcggactgaaaggtttgggatgtgtcctatatggtgggtgagaaggtcttgttgaaggtttcgcccataaagggtgttatgagatttgagaagaaaggaaaattgagtctgcggtttattgggccttttgaggtgcttcggaggattggggaggtggcttatgagcttgccttgccacccagcttgtctagcgtgcatccggtatttcatgtttctatgctccggaagtacattggagacccgtctcatgttttggactttagcacggttcagttggatgatgatttgacctttgatgtggcgCTAGTAGCTATCTCGGGTCATCagattcggaagttgaggtcaaaggatatagcttcagtgaaagtgcagtgaagaggtcggcccgtggaggaatctacctgggagaccgagcgagagatgcggagcagatatcctcacctatttgaggcttcaggtatgtttcttgactcgttcgaggatgaacgtttgtttaagttggggaggatgtgatgacccggccagtcatctcatgagtttccgctccgtttttcccatttctacttcattatgcttcgttattcgtgttttatgtgatcaaaTTGAATAGTTTGCGTTCGgtgtggatttggtaagaaatgagacacttagtcccttttAAAAAGGTTTACGtgggaaaagtcaaccggaagttgacttatgtgttagagagctcggatgtgagttttgatggttcggttagcttcaggaggtgatttatgacttacgaGTGCGATCGAAATTGGTcttggaggtccgaagtagaattatgcttgaattggcgaagttagtattttggcgattttcggctggttggcgagattttgatccgagggtcggaatggaattctgagagttgttgtagctttgttttgtcattttggatgtgtgtgcaaaatttcagatcattcggacgtggtttagttgagttttgatcaaaaatgtatttcggaagatttctcaaaaattaggcttgaattcgatgagttttgggtaatttgaagttgtttgaggtgttttgatgattggaacaagtttgaacaagGTATTGGGTCatattggtgcttttggttgaggtcccgggggcctcggggtgaattcggatggttaacgggaagactTTGTACTTAAGAGATCTCAGAAGTTGCTGCTTCttgtatttccgcacctgcgaattggggaccgtaggtgtgGTGCCACACATGAGGAAGAagagtcgcagaagcggtttgggaagaatagctagggaccgcagatgcgacacaaggaccgcacctgcggagtcacAGATGCGGCTCGtggaccgcagatgtggaatCTGGTCccctaagtgatttccgcagatgtGGAGGAATTAccacagaagcggtaccgcaggagCGGTGGTGGGGTCGCAGATGCAAAAATCcctggggcagaaagtttataagttattttatccgcgattttgagccattttccTCCATAactgagtattttgagagctttttgaagatgattaaagagggattcaaggagaattgattggaggtaagattttcaaacctaaaactcgaatctattgtgaaattaacctagaaattcttggaacttaagctaaaaatggaagaactagggcttggaattttgaacttttgaagtgggatttgaaggaccatttgaggtcagaattaaagacttttggtatgtatgaactcgtggggtgataaggaatctaatgatgtgaaaatttctgagtttcgagaagtgtgACCGAGGCTCGAGTTGTGCTAATTCCGgtattttcgatattttttgatttgttttcgcttgagttttgttcccttagcatattgtgatgtattcgttccgATTTATATAGATTTGATGCACGTGGAGGCTggttcgaggggcaaaggcgtcgcgagctagagttgtggCCGGTCcgaggtgagtaatgatcgtaaatgatgtcctgagggtttgaaaccccgcattgcacatcgtagtgctatattgaggtgagacacacgctggatgatgagcgtggggtcttttactactgggaattgagacttggtccgtccagactaatgattttaccgtgtatttgactaaaacttatttgttatcatcatggtttgggataattgccatatttgggcttcgtgccaactatttgaacccttcggggattttgactgattttcctcactatacttgttaaaaatcatatcctcagtcatgtttctacatgttttaaacgattTGAGCTAGTTTTATCATATTATTCCTAAACCAGAGGAATTTGTGGGCTGAGATCTCTATCTTCTATTATGGTGCCcaagaggctgtgaggttaatgactgagaggggcTGAGAACtcaatggtgaggatattatatatgttatggatcgggctacatgccgcaacaatacttatactggtcgggctgcacgccgcaacaatatagcgcttgggctgtaggagcccctccggagtctgcacactcccagtgagcgcagtcgactatctatatggatcgggctgcacgccgcagcgctgtacggattgggctgcacgctgcagtggTCATTctgatttctgttattatgagagatatatgggttgagagctgagaatgagcactaagtgatgagagtgagcccgaggagctAACATTGTTCTGaatgattgatactgtgcccgaggggaggatttctacttgttatttacttgctaaattacctgttttacctgATTTAAGGAGATTTCACTTGACTTCTTCATGATTTACTGCTTTACGTGATTTTTACTactttgatatagaattgctttgtgcctttacgtggtttcttgctttcagccattatttatgattattcctcACTGAGtcggtgtactcacattactccctacaccgtatatacagattcaggcatcgcagagtccgctcctgagagCTGATCCTCCTAGTCCAGGCAGtattttcggagactacgaggtagctgttggcgtccacatcccccgtgcctcccttatcatATTACTTTTATATTCTTCAAAGTTGTACCAGATATTATATCTAGTAGACTCGTATCAGGATCCTTAAttactcatgacttgtgacaccctggtttgggCTGTATCATGCTGTTATCTATATTTCCGCGAATTATTGCTATTAAATCATGCTTTAAATTGTTTTATGGTAATTAACTGCTTAAAGAAGTGTACTATGTTggattggttggccttgtcttcacgagaggcgccatcccGACCAGGTTCGGGGTTAGGATCGTGACACATTACCTAGGATATCTGTATTTATCTTGTCAAGTAGCTCTCTGGTGTGAACATTGTGGTTGGTTATACCAGAGTCTACTATCCAATTCTCATCTTTAACCTTTTCATTTATAACAAAGGTCTTAGATGTACCTGCAAAGCTTGCATTTTCACATGTCCCTGCTTTGATCAGCTTCAATATTTGATCATATTGCTCTTGAGTAAATATGATTGGCCTTCATCCTTGTGCCACATTTGCAGCAGATGTGTTGATCACTTGTTGTGCCTCCTGTGTATTTGCATTAGTCAACTGCTTTGTCATTAATTGTTGTTCCTCTTGTATGCTTACATTGGCCATAGCTCTTTGAGGAAAGCCTGTTGTCTTCTTCCTCATTTTGAAATCAGCTAGATATCCATGCAGCTTGAAGCAAGTGTCTTTTGTGTGTCCTTTATAGTTGCAGTAATCACAGAATAGATTTCCTCTTCTGGGCTTATAATTGTTCCATGAATTCATGCTTTTATTGGTGAATAGTGATGTTCCATCTCCAATGTCTACAGACTGAGAGAACTTTCCCAAAGCTCTTTGGCTTTCTTTAGAGACTATCATAGAATATGCTTTGTTAACTGTAGGAACATGGCTCATCATCAATATCTGACTCCTAGGTTGGCTATATGTTTCATTTAGCCCCATAAGAAACTGTAGCAGCCTCTGGtactcaaaatattcaaaatagcTCTTAGATTCTGGGCAGTCACACCCAGGGCAGGGCATCAAGGCATCATATTCCTCCCAGAGGTCTGTCAATTGGGAGAAATATGCAGAAACTGAGGAAATTCCCTGCGATAAAGTTGCAATTTCTTTGTGCAGGAAGAAAATGCGAGATCCATCAACCTTATCATACTTATCTTTCAGATCAGTCCAGACTTTGTGTGCACTAGATTTGTAGACAATTTCACTAAGTAATTATGTGCTCACAACATTCATAATCCATGATAAAACTATTGCATTACACTTCTTCCAAAGCTCATGCAAGGATCGATCAAACTTATCCTTAGTACATCGTCCATCAATAAATCCTAGCTTACTCTTACCAATTATACCTATTTTCATAGATCTACTCCACAATGCATAGTTTTCAGATCCAGTTAGTTGAATAGAGATCAAGGAACTACCTAGAGTATCACAAGGCTGTAAATACAATGGGTGATGATGATCTATGCTCGTTGCTGCACTTGTTCCAGTTGAAGTTTCTTCTCCATTCGTCATTGCTAATAGATTCAGCTGATTCAAGGAATTATAGATTCACAAATCGCAAACCAAAAAGAACAGAAGCTAAGTTAACTGATTGAGGAAAAACTCGAACAATCAACACCAAAATGATTCTGCAGAAAGCAGAAGATATCCACCACAAGAATCGTGTATTTAGCCcctgggctctgataccatgatgaaGCTCATAGATTAGATCAACTGGAgctaagaagaagatgaacacGAAGGTTATAGATTGAAGAACACATTGGAGAGCATGTGAGTTGAAAATGATTGTATATTCACCCTATAAAAACTAAATACAAGGAAATATGTTCTACTTATATACAATGTGTATGACAGCTGGACTAATCATTCTCCACAAACTATCTAACCACTAACCACATAATTAGTTATAACTAACCTTCAGCTAACTACGCTAGCTCACGTGACTGTCATATGTCACTATTCTCCTTAGTAAAGTCCTTATAtatcaaaaaaaattattcttctttCCCCTAGTTAAATCGTTCTTCTATGTAATTTATAAATggtgtatattttttatttttttatgatttatttGTGGAAGAGTGGTGAGGGTCGGTAAGAGTTTGCCATTATAAATGCTTGTGCCATTTTGGAATGTCAGCAAGAGAAAAAATGGGTAAATCACATGTGAGAAGGTCTATTTTCCCCAAACCCAGGAAAGATtgaaataaaatctcaaaattccttCAGATCTGGTTATATATTTTAGGAGTTCGCGGACTCGTCCTTTATTACATTTTTTGGTGAATTTTGGTTTGTATTGTTTTCTTTTACTAATTACTCACACTACAGCTTGTGCTGATAGGACTCAACTTTTTGGGTCCAAGATCTCTTAGGCCAGTTGCGATACTGAAGATTAGGAATTTCTGGTTGTTCTATGTCATGGCTGAGCTTTAGGGAAGTATAATGATTTAAGTATGAGATACTCTTTTGGGGTTCACAAATCAGGTATGTATATGTTGATCCTTTCCTGAATATCTTTGAGAACTAGATGGAACTAATGATTCGTAAGTGTCATAATTTGGTACAAATAGAGTCATACAATTTGGGTGAAGCTTGAGATTTTTGGTCCTTTCTTTACTATAGTCCTATTGTGTGAATAATCCAATTAATTAGATTTTGATATTCTCTAGTTTGCCCACTATTTTGTTTGGATGATGGTTGCTTTTGCAGTTTGCGTGATAAAATTAATCTCTTTATAGCAAGAATAGGTTGATGCTTGATACCATTTGGGATACTCGTTCTACTATACTGTATTGTTCCTTCTGCGAGTTCGTGGTTCGTGGGACAGGGGAGGGGAGGAAGCAAGTTGTTGGATTTTGCGACTGAAAAATCATATTTGATTTTTCAATAGAAAGGTAAAAGAAAGCTTAGCAAAATTATGAAGTTCTAAAATTTTGCTCTAGCTCCATTTAAGTGAAAACACTACATTAGATTTCTCAGATCATCACTTAAGCATGATATCGATCTAAGAAATGTTAGAGCAATTTACACACTTGCGCTAATGGTTATGAATGGTGACTCTAATTATTTTAACATAATGTAATATAGGCCTGAAGAATAATTTTGATAATTTGAGTAGTAGAATAGAGTAAAACTCTTTCTTTCAAACGTTAAAACTTTAATACCACTGATGGTAGGCAGCAATAGAGCTGAAAGATGGTAGATTCATGTAGGAACTGCCCTTGTTATTGGAGTACTATGGGTATAGGGTAAGTAACATTTCAAATCctatccatttttctttttctctatcttatgaaattttgaagttcattCATTTCATTACATTATTCATTGACTTTTGATTCTTCTTCTGTACTGATGCATTAGACATGCCATAGTTGAAGAATAGTTTAGCTTAGGTTATACACGTTcatgaaataaaaaatatttagataatTTTAGGAGAAACTGGCAAAGAAGGAGTATAAATTGAAAAAGTCTATATGTGTCTTGTTATCAGAAGATCAATGACCTCGGTAATTGAAAAAACCACAGAATACTTCAGTGGGATGCTTAATATCTTTGTAAGTGAGATACCTTAAATTGTTATGAAGTTCATATTGAATCTTTAATTGAAGATTACTGATCATGTATTTTTATATTGGATCTTTTATAATAATTCTCCCCGCATTCAATGACTTGATCACTTTTGGCGACTCTTTCTTGTTTTATGTTTCTTATTTGA is from Nicotiana tabacum cultivar K326 chromosome 18, ASM71507v2, whole genome shotgun sequence and encodes:
- the LOC142172770 gene encoding uncharacterized protein LOC142172770, whose product is MTNGEETSTGTSAATSIDHHHPLYLQPCDTLGSSLISIQLTGSENYALWSRSMKIGIIGKSKLGFIDGRCTKDKFDRSLHELWKKCNAIVLSWIMNVGISSVSAYFSQLTDLWEEYDALMPCPGCDCPESKSYFEYFEYQRLLQFLMGLNETYSQPRSQILMMSHVPTVNKAYSMIVSKESQRALGKFSQSVDIGDGTSLFTNKSMNSWNNYKPRRGNLFCDYCNYKGHTKDTCFKLHGYLADFKMRKKTTGFPQRAMANVSIQEEQQLMTKQLTNANTQEAQQVINTSAANVAQG